In Candidatus Epulonipiscium viviparus, one DNA window encodes the following:
- the ilvA gene encoding threonine ammonia-lyase — MNIEQIQDAYETIKDVVVKTPILYSPVFSEMCGNGNKVYLKCENLQTTGAYKLRGALNKIRKLTAEQKGRGVVCASAGNHAQGVAYAATLEKINATIVMPETTPYLKVQATMDFGGKVILHGKFFDDAYKKACELSQQEGATFIHPFDDEEIMAGQGTVGLEILDQLPDCDIIVVPIGGGGLISGISVYAKAINPNIKIVGVQAYGASAMVKSFQEHRLIALDSIATIAEGIAVKSPGKLTFEVISNYVDEMVRVKDNVIVDKLLVLLEKHKLVAETSGVASLAALKDIKNIQDKKIVCLISGGNIDMLNLSALINSGFVSRGRIFCFGVELANIPGQLLNVSTLLTKLGANVIRLEHNQAKARNKYQNVQLEITVETNGFAHIQRIKEAFEEAGYFINPQY; from the coding sequence ATGAATATAGAACAAATACAAGACGCATACGAAACCATTAAGGATGTAGTGGTCAAAACTCCTATATTGTATAGTCCAGTTTTTTCAGAAATGTGTGGAAACGGCAACAAAGTATATCTCAAATGCGAAAACTTGCAAACTACAGGCGCATATAAATTACGAGGTGCGCTAAACAAAATTCGCAAGTTGACCGCAGAGCAAAAGGGTCGAGGAGTAGTATGCGCTTCTGCTGGAAACCATGCTCAAGGCGTGGCATATGCAGCTACTCTCGAAAAAATTAATGCGACAATTGTGATGCCCGAAACAACTCCATATCTGAAAGTTCAGGCAACGATGGATTTTGGAGGCAAGGTTATATTGCATGGCAAATTTTTTGATGATGCTTATAAGAAAGCGTGTGAGTTATCGCAGCAAGAGGGCGCCACGTTTATTCACCCGTTTGATGATGAAGAGATTATGGCAGGACAAGGCACTGTTGGGTTGGAAATATTGGATCAATTGCCAGATTGCGATATAATTGTTGTACCAATTGGTGGCGGAGGATTGATCAGTGGCATAAGCGTTTATGCTAAAGCCATAAATCCTAATATAAAAATAGTAGGTGTACAAGCTTATGGCGCATCTGCCATGGTGAAAAGTTTTCAAGAACACAGATTGATTGCTTTAGATTCTATTGCAACTATCGCGGAGGGCATTGCGGTAAAGAGCCCTGGCAAGTTAACTTTCGAAGTAATTTCAAATTATGTGGATGAGATGGTTAGAGTTAAAGACAACGTAATAGTCGATAAACTTTTAGTATTATTAGAGAAACATAAATTAGTGGCAGAAACATCTGGTGTCGCATCTTTAGCCGCGTTAAAAGATATTAAAAATATTCAAGATAAAAAGATAGTGTGTTTGATTAGTGGCGGAAATATTGATATGCTTAATTTATCAGCATTAATTAATAGTGGATTTGTATCTAGAGGACGTATATTCTGCTTTGGGGTCGAGCTTGCTAATATCCCTGGGCAACTATTAAATGTATCAACTTTATTAACAAAACTTGGCGCTAATGTAATTAGATTAGAACATAACCAAGCCAAGGCTAGAAATAAATATCAAAATGTACAGCTAGAAATTACAGTTGAAACAAACGGATTTGCCCATATCCAAAGGATTAAAGAGGCATTTGAGGAAGCGGGATATTTTATTAATCCTCAATATTAA
- the rbr gene encoding rubrerythrin, with translation MNLKGSKTEENLKTAFAGEAQARSKYHYYASQAAKDGYKQISDLFTETANNEEAHAKIWFKLLHDGAMPDTESNLKDAIKGEKFEWSDMYLGFAEVAKEEGFNDIAKLFQSVGAIEKEHETRYAKLLENLENKSVFKKNEKVEWICTVCGHTLEGLSAPKVCPVCSHPQAFFEIKAYNY, from the coding sequence ATGAATCTAAAAGGAAGTAAAACAGAAGAAAACCTCAAAACAGCATTTGCAGGAGAAGCTCAAGCTAGAAGTAAGTACCATTATTATGCATCGCAAGCCGCTAAAGATGGTTATAAACAGATTTCGGATCTATTTACCGAAACCGCTAATAACGAAGAGGCACATGCCAAAATTTGGTTTAAACTGCTACACGATGGTGCCATGCCTGATACAGAATCCAATCTTAAAGACGCTATAAAGGGCGAAAAATTTGAATGGTCTGACATGTATTTGGGCTTTGCCGAAGTTGCCAAAGAAGAAGGGTTCAATGATATCGCAAAATTATTTCAGTCTGTTGGCGCAATAGAAAAAGAACACGAAACACGATACGCAAAATTATTAGAAAACTTAGAAAACAAAAGTGTATTTAAGAAAAACGAAAAAGTTGAGTGGATATGTACAGTGTGTGGGCATACTCTAGAGGGGCTTAGCGCACCAAAAGTTTGCCCAGTCTGTTCGCATCCACAAGCGTTTTTTGAAATTAAGGCATATAATTATTAA